The following proteins come from a genomic window of Leguminivora glycinivorella isolate SPB_JAAS2020 chromosome 6, LegGlyc_1.1, whole genome shotgun sequence:
- the LOC125227615 gene encoding protein tilB: MVRITVEMVRGKAEHHERLLAPLEEIALHQENIEKIEYLQDWCPKLKILLMQNNLIAKIENLNKLKHLNYLNLALNNIEIIENLERCESLQKLDLTLNFIGEIVSVESLTGLYNLQNLYLTGNPCTDYDNYRDFVVGTLPQLSYLDGVEIERSDRIKALQNLPVIRQDILFEQNEYRHRRRKQKARLEHEIKDKWENEYKDMDPEERNKKFYAEKCEHSPEVRYEMEHMRQLKLKSYETEKKPEEKRQYKFFAPDGRPFNINQAKIPFVFTDSDPENFVLDLAVYKHLDTSLIDVDVQPNYVRATIKGKLFQLHLPAEVSTTNSTAQRSQITGHLIVTMPRLNVDVKAQMAQKKEVTKKAQLYTEHHVTDCRESSGQSKREFLEIGPNDNVLDLSKMTLERKAPDYIDPRLKRKLKEPSPDFIDNPEVPDLI; encoded by the coding sequence ATGGTTCGAATAACAGTGGAAATGGTTCGAGGGAAGGCGGAACACCACGAACGGCTTCTCGCTCCGCTGGAGGAGATCGCGCTCCACCAGGAGAACATAGAGAAGATAGAGTACCTCCAGGACTGGTGCCCCAAGCTCAAGATCCTGCTCATGCAGAACAACCTCATCGCCAAGATAGAAAACCTCAACAAACTCAAACATCTCAACTACCTCAACTTAGCTCTCAACAACATTGAAATCATAGAAAATCTGGAGAGATGCGAATCGTTGCAAAAACTTGACTTAACACTCAACTTCATCGGCGAAATAGTCAGCGTTGAAAGCTTAACAGGCTTGTATAATCTACAGAATCTCTATCTTACTGGAAACCCCTGCACCGACTATGACAACTATCGGGACTTCGTAGTCGGGACTCTGCCTCAGCTCAGCTACCTTGACGGAGTTGAAATAGAACGGTCAGACCGCATTAAAGCCCTGCAGAATCTACCAGTAATAAGACAGGATATATTGTTTGAACAAAACGAGTACCGCCACCGCCGTAGAAAGCAAAAAGCACGACTGGAACACGAAATAAAAGACAAATGGGAAAATGAGTACAAAGATATGGATCCAGAGGAGAGAAACAAGAAATTTTACGCAGAAAAATGTGAGCATTCCCCTGAGGTCCGCTATGAGATGGAGCATATGCGGCAACTGAAGCTGAAAAGTTATGAAACTGAAAAGAAACCGGAGGAAAAAAGACAGTACAAATTCTTCGCTCCCGACGGAAGGCCATTCAACATAAATCAAGCTAAAATACCGTTCGTATTCACCGATTCTGACCCTGAAAATTTTGTATTAGATCTGGCTGTGTACAAACACTTAGACACCAGTTTAATTGATGTGGATGTCCAGCCAAATTATGTTCGAGCAACAATTAAAGGAAAGTTATTTCAGCTCCATCTACCGGCGGAGGTGAGCACTACTAACTCAACTGCACAACGCTCGCAGATAACCGGCCACCTCATCGTGACTATGCCACGATTAAATGTGGACGTTAAAGCACAGATGGCGCAGAAAAAGGAAGTTACAAAGAAGGCCCAACTGTACACAGAACATCATGTAACCGACTGCCGCGAAAGTTCAGGTCAGTCAAAAAGAGAATTTCTAGAAATAGGCCCTAATGATAATGTGCTCGATCTGTCTAAAATGACTTTAGAAAGGAAAGCGCCAGATTATATTGATCCGAGACTAAAACGGAAGCTAAAAGAACCTTCACCAGATTTTATCGATAATCCTGAGGTTCCCGATCTTATCTAA